The following proteins are co-located in the Syngnathus scovelli strain Florida chromosome 21, RoL_Ssco_1.2, whole genome shotgun sequence genome:
- the LOC125991653 gene encoding chromobox protein homolog 2 isoform X2: MEGVTVGQVFDAECILSKRPRKGKFEYLVKWRGWSSKHNSWEPEENILDPRLLAAFHKREQERDLLFQKKGKRPRGRPRKFPLPVPPAAKDNRSSSSSFSGASSSAASSSEEDEEAERQKAKGAAMPASPRPHPAPQKRPPVLAAKAEPHRGKRGRKALRADLGALRRAKSRTPPLPLSPSRHQLLPGFLRKYGKAEPRPGIKKPLQPASFTYTGLGRSARDHHAAAQSSLFSQVSAASKGGCVWSRPAPASSPPHRKTSHGELKCGASGRGYAPKGTPPSPRAVVFGGGGGLEAAPRLAPRLAPPPRRQDGHQHKRLGLRAPDPQSVARTPLAGHQGNSGAAVRTSSRSGSLVVIRDACVSPKGRRPGSPAGGAAEKDGGGRRRRDQRASAGRNLDELSAGDSDDSSGGEWERDGASSYPDDGRPSLGDAATESDAETDWRPARDLLEHVFVTDVTANFITVTVKESPTSVGFFNPRNH; encoded by the exons ATGGAGGGGGTCACGGTGGGCCAGGTATTTGATGCCGAATGCATCCTAAGCAAGCGGCCGAGAAAG GGCAAGTTCGAGTATCTTGTCAAGTGGAGAGGGTGGTCGTCCAA GCACAACAGTTGGGAGCCAGAGGAGAATATTTTGGACCCGAGGTTACTGGCAGCTTTTCACAAAAG GGAACAAGAGCGAGACCTTTTGTTCCAGAAGAAAGGAAAGAGGCCAAGAGGACGACCACGCAAGTTTCCG CTTCCCGTTCCTCCCGCCGCCAAAGACAACCGCTCGTCCTCATCGTCCTTCTCCGGCGCCTCTTCGTCGGCGGCGTCGTCGTCCGAGGAAGATGAGGAAGCGGAGCGCCAGAAGGCCAAGGGGGCGGCGATGCCGGCGAGCCCCCGGCCGCACCCCGCCCCCCAGAAGAGGCCTCCCGTCCTGGCCGCCAAAGCCGAGCCCCATCGCGGCAAGCGCGGGCGGAAGGCGCTTCGCGCCGACCTGGGCGCTTTGAGGCGCGCCAAAAGCAGGACGCCGCCCTTGCCCTTGTCCCCGAGCCGCCACCAGCTGCTGCCGGGCTTCCTGCGCAAGTACGGAAA GGCGGAGCCCCGGCCGGGGATAAAGAAGCCGTTGCAGCCGGCCAGCTTCACCTACACCGGACTCGGCCGGAGCGCCAGAGACCACCACGCTGCTGCCCAGAGCTCGCTTTTCTCCCAGGTGTCGGCGGCATCCAAAGGGGGCTGCGTTTGGAGCCGACCCGCGCCCGCCTCCTCGCCGCCGCATAGGAAGACGTCGCACGGCGAGCTGAAATGCGGTGCGTCGGGTCGGGGCTACGCCCCCAAAGGGACGCCGCCCTCTCCGAGAGCCGTTGTCttcgggggcggcggcggcctggAGGCCGCGCCGCGCCTCGCGCCGCGCCTCGCGCCGCCTCCGAGGAGACAGGACGGCCACCAACACAAGCGGCTCGGCCTGCGGGCGCCCGACCCGCAGAGTGTCGCCAGGACGCCGCTCGCCGGCCATCAGGGCAACAGCGGCGCGGCGGTGCGCACCAGCTCGCGGAGCGGCAGCCTGGTGGTCATCAGAGACGCTTGCGTGAGTCCCAAAGGGCGGCGTCCGGGCTCGCCCGCAGGGGGCGCCGCTGAGAAGGACGGTGGCGGGCGACGGCGGCGGGACCAGcgcgcgtccgccggccgcaacCTAGACGAACTCAGCGCCGGCGACTCGGACGACAGCAGCGGCGGCGAGTGGGAGCGGGACGGCGCCTCGTCGTATCCCGACGACGGGCGGCCCAGCCTGGGCGACGCCGCCACCGAGTCGGACGCCGAGACGGACTGGCGGCCCGCGCGGGACCTTCTGGAACACGTGTTTGTCACCGACGTCACTGCCAATTTTATCACCGTCACTGTCAAGGAGTCGCCCACCAGCGTGGGCTTCTTCAACCCGCGCAACCACTAG
- the LOC125991653 gene encoding chromobox protein homolog 2 isoform X3 yields the protein MEGVTVGQVFDAECILSKRPRKGKFEYLVKWRGWSSKHNSWEPEENILDPRLLAAFHKREQERDLLFQKKGKRPRGRPRKFPLPVPPAAKDNRSSSSSFSGASSSAASSSEEDEEAERQKAKGAAMPASPRPHPAPQKRPPVLAAKAEPHRGKRGRKALRADLGALRRAKSRTPPLPLSPSRHQLLPGFLRKAEPRPGIKKPLQPASFTYTGLGRSARDHHAAAQSSLFSQVSAASKGGCVWSRPAPASSPPHRKTSHGELKCGASGRGYAPKGTPPSPRAVVFGGGGGLEAAPRLAPRLAPPPRRQDGHQHKRLGLRAPDPQSVARTPLAGHQGNSGAAVRTSSRSGSLVVIRDACVSPKGRRPGSPAGGAAEKDGGGRRRRDQRASAGRNLDELSAGDSDDSSGGEWERDGASSYPDDGRPSLGDAATESDAETDWRPARDLLEHVFVTDVTANFITVTVKESPTSVGFFNPRNH from the exons ATGGAGGGGGTCACGGTGGGCCAGGTATTTGATGCCGAATGCATCCTAAGCAAGCGGCCGAGAAAG GGCAAGTTCGAGTATCTTGTCAAGTGGAGAGGGTGGTCGTCCAA GCACAACAGTTGGGAGCCAGAGGAGAATATTTTGGACCCGAGGTTACTGGCAGCTTTTCACAAAAG GGAACAAGAGCGAGACCTTTTGTTCCAGAAGAAAGGAAAGAGGCCAAGAGGACGACCACGCAAGTTTCCG CTTCCCGTTCCTCCCGCCGCCAAAGACAACCGCTCGTCCTCATCGTCCTTCTCCGGCGCCTCTTCGTCGGCGGCGTCGTCGTCCGAGGAAGATGAGGAAGCGGAGCGCCAGAAGGCCAAGGGGGCGGCGATGCCGGCGAGCCCCCGGCCGCACCCCGCCCCCCAGAAGAGGCCTCCCGTCCTGGCCGCCAAAGCCGAGCCCCATCGCGGCAAGCGCGGGCGGAAGGCGCTTCGCGCCGACCTGGGCGCTTTGAGGCGCGCCAAAAGCAGGACGCCGCCCTTGCCCTTGTCCCCGAGCCGCCACCAGCTGCTGCCGGGCTTCCTGCGCAA GGCGGAGCCCCGGCCGGGGATAAAGAAGCCGTTGCAGCCGGCCAGCTTCACCTACACCGGACTCGGCCGGAGCGCCAGAGACCACCACGCTGCTGCCCAGAGCTCGCTTTTCTCCCAGGTGTCGGCGGCATCCAAAGGGGGCTGCGTTTGGAGCCGACCCGCGCCCGCCTCCTCGCCGCCGCATAGGAAGACGTCGCACGGCGAGCTGAAATGCGGTGCGTCGGGTCGGGGCTACGCCCCCAAAGGGACGCCGCCCTCTCCGAGAGCCGTTGTCttcgggggcggcggcggcctggAGGCCGCGCCGCGCCTCGCGCCGCGCCTCGCGCCGCCTCCGAGGAGACAGGACGGCCACCAACACAAGCGGCTCGGCCTGCGGGCGCCCGACCCGCAGAGTGTCGCCAGGACGCCGCTCGCCGGCCATCAGGGCAACAGCGGCGCGGCGGTGCGCACCAGCTCGCGGAGCGGCAGCCTGGTGGTCATCAGAGACGCTTGCGTGAGTCCCAAAGGGCGGCGTCCGGGCTCGCCCGCAGGGGGCGCCGCTGAGAAGGACGGTGGCGGGCGACGGCGGCGGGACCAGcgcgcgtccgccggccgcaacCTAGACGAACTCAGCGCCGGCGACTCGGACGACAGCAGCGGCGGCGAGTGGGAGCGGGACGGCGCCTCGTCGTATCCCGACGACGGGCGGCCCAGCCTGGGCGACGCCGCCACCGAGTCGGACGCCGAGACGGACTGGCGGCCCGCGCGGGACCTTCTGGAACACGTGTTTGTCACCGACGTCACTGCCAATTTTATCACCGTCACTGTCAAGGAGTCGCCCACCAGCGTGGGCTTCTTCAACCCGCGCAACCACTAG
- the LOC125991653 gene encoding chromobox protein homolog 2 isoform X1 — MEGVTVGQVFDAECILSKRPRKGKFEYLVKWRGWSSKHNSWEPEENILDPRLLAAFHKREQERDLLFQKKGKRPRGRPRKFPLPVPPAAKDNRSSSSSFSGASSSAASSSEEDEEAERQKAKGAAMPASPRPHPAPQKRPPVLAAKAEPHRGKRGRKALRADLGALRRAKSRTPPLPLSPSRHQLLPGFLRKYGKYGTAFANAAQTQRGSRHTFPKPASCFPRAEPRPGIKKPLQPASFTYTGLGRSARDHHAAAQSSLFSQVSAASKGGCVWSRPAPASSPPHRKTSHGELKCGASGRGYAPKGTPPSPRAVVFGGGGGLEAAPRLAPRLAPPPRRQDGHQHKRLGLRAPDPQSVARTPLAGHQGNSGAAVRTSSRSGSLVVIRDACVSPKGRRPGSPAGGAAEKDGGGRRRRDQRASAGRNLDELSAGDSDDSSGGEWERDGASSYPDDGRPSLGDAATESDAETDWRPARDLLEHVFVTDVTANFITVTVKESPTSVGFFNPRNH; from the exons ATGGAGGGGGTCACGGTGGGCCAGGTATTTGATGCCGAATGCATCCTAAGCAAGCGGCCGAGAAAG GGCAAGTTCGAGTATCTTGTCAAGTGGAGAGGGTGGTCGTCCAA GCACAACAGTTGGGAGCCAGAGGAGAATATTTTGGACCCGAGGTTACTGGCAGCTTTTCACAAAAG GGAACAAGAGCGAGACCTTTTGTTCCAGAAGAAAGGAAAGAGGCCAAGAGGACGACCACGCAAGTTTCCG CTTCCCGTTCCTCCCGCCGCCAAAGACAACCGCTCGTCCTCATCGTCCTTCTCCGGCGCCTCTTCGTCGGCGGCGTCGTCGTCCGAGGAAGATGAGGAAGCGGAGCGCCAGAAGGCCAAGGGGGCGGCGATGCCGGCGAGCCCCCGGCCGCACCCCGCCCCCCAGAAGAGGCCTCCCGTCCTGGCCGCCAAAGCCGAGCCCCATCGCGGCAAGCGCGGGCGGAAGGCGCTTCGCGCCGACCTGGGCGCTTTGAGGCGCGCCAAAAGCAGGACGCCGCCCTTGCCCTTGTCCCCGAGCCGCCACCAGCTGCTGCCGGGCTTCCTGCGCAAGTACGGAAAGTACGGAACGGCATTTGCAAACGCAGCGCAAACGCAACGCGGCTCTCGACATACCTTTCCAAAGCCCGCCTCGTGCTTTCCCAGGGCGGAGCCCCGGCCGGGGATAAAGAAGCCGTTGCAGCCGGCCAGCTTCACCTACACCGGACTCGGCCGGAGCGCCAGAGACCACCACGCTGCTGCCCAGAGCTCGCTTTTCTCCCAGGTGTCGGCGGCATCCAAAGGGGGCTGCGTTTGGAGCCGACCCGCGCCCGCCTCCTCGCCGCCGCATAGGAAGACGTCGCACGGCGAGCTGAAATGCGGTGCGTCGGGTCGGGGCTACGCCCCCAAAGGGACGCCGCCCTCTCCGAGAGCCGTTGTCttcgggggcggcggcggcctggAGGCCGCGCCGCGCCTCGCGCCGCGCCTCGCGCCGCCTCCGAGGAGACAGGACGGCCACCAACACAAGCGGCTCGGCCTGCGGGCGCCCGACCCGCAGAGTGTCGCCAGGACGCCGCTCGCCGGCCATCAGGGCAACAGCGGCGCGGCGGTGCGCACCAGCTCGCGGAGCGGCAGCCTGGTGGTCATCAGAGACGCTTGCGTGAGTCCCAAAGGGCGGCGTCCGGGCTCGCCCGCAGGGGGCGCCGCTGAGAAGGACGGTGGCGGGCGACGGCGGCGGGACCAGcgcgcgtccgccggccgcaacCTAGACGAACTCAGCGCCGGCGACTCGGACGACAGCAGCGGCGGCGAGTGGGAGCGGGACGGCGCCTCGTCGTATCCCGACGACGGGCGGCCCAGCCTGGGCGACGCCGCCACCGAGTCGGACGCCGAGACGGACTGGCGGCCCGCGCGGGACCTTCTGGAACACGTGTTTGTCACCGACGTCACTGCCAATTTTATCACCGTCACTGTCAAGGAGTCGCCCACCAGCGTGGGCTTCTTCAACCCGCGCAACCACTAG
- the cox11 gene encoding cytochrome c oxidase assembly protein COX11, mitochondrial — protein MLLSALLRQAPRQAPRRLGPSPPPRGLGCDAGRPLRVLWPQIPAARPYVQSRGGVKSRKRPSFEEQRQTRNKTVLTYVAAAGVAMVGLSYAAVPLYRLYCQATGLGGSAVAGHDSDLVATMEPVRERVIKVTFNADTHASMRWNFRPQQTEIFVVPGETALAFYKAKNPTDKPIIGISTYNVVPFDAGQYFNKIQCFCFEEQRLNPHEEVDMPVFFYIDPEFDADPRMARVDTITLSYTFFEAKEGQRPPLPGYAYS, from the exons ATGCTGCTGTCCGCGCTCCTGCGCCAGGCGCCGCGCCAGGCGCCGCGCCGCCTCGGGCCCTCGCCCCCACCGAGGGGTCTCGGCTGCGACGCCGGGAGGCCGCTGCGCGTGCTGTGGCCCCAAATCCCAGCTGCGCGCCCCTACGTCCAGAGCCGCGGCGGCGTCAAGAGCAGAAAGCGTCCGAGCTTCGAGGAGCAGCGCCAGACTCGCAACAAGACGGTGCTGACGTACGTGGCGGCCGCAGGCGTGGCCATGGTCGGCCTGTCCTACGCCGCCGTGCCACTCTACAGGCTCTACTGCCAG GCGACGGGGCTCGGCGGCTCGGCGGTGGCCGGTCACGACTCGGACCTGGTGGCCACCATGGAGCCGGTGAGGGAGCGCGTCATCAAAGTCACCTTCAACGCCGACACGCATGCCAGCATGCGATGGAACTTCAGACCTCAGCAGACGGAGATCTTT GTGGTCCCGGGGGAGACGGCGCTGGCCTTCTACAAGGCCAAGAACCCCACTGACAAGCCCATCATCGGCATCTCCACCTACAACGTGGTGCCCTTCGACGCCGGCCAGTACTTCAACAAGATCCAG TGCTTCTGCTTCGAGGAGCAGCGTCTGAACCCTCACGAGGAGGTGGACATGCCCGTCTTCTTCTACATCGACCCCGAGTTTGACGCCGACCCCAGGATGGCCCGCGTGGACACCATCACGCTGTCCTACACCTTCTTCGAGGCCAAGGAGGGACAGCGTCCGCCGCTGCCGGGCTACGCCTACAGCTGA